The window AACCGCAATCGATAACGGCTCCAAAGAATACCGGGGCGAAAGTTTTACACAAAGCGCGGGCGATAAATCGCCGTGTGCCGCACTCGCTGGACAATGCGCTCGCCGGTCGTTACAGGTAGTAGCGCGTCAGCCACTCAGCGACCAGCGCCGGTTTCTGGCCGCCTTCGATCTCGACCGTGACGGCGACCGTAAGCTGGGCGCCGCCCGCGACGTCTTCGACCGCCTGCAAGGTGAAGCGCGCGCGGACGCGTGACCCCGAAGGCACAGGCGAAACGAAGCGCAGGCGGTTCAAGCCATAGTTGATCCCCATCTTGATACTGCCCTGCACGCGGTAGGCTTGCGCCGCCAGGTGCGGTAACAGCGACAGCGTCAGGAAGCCGTGCGCGATGGTGCCGCCGAATGGCGAGTCGGTTTTGGCGCGCTCGGCGTCGATGTGAATCCACTGATGATCTTCGGTGGCGTCGGCAAAAGCGTTGATGCGCGCCTGCGTCACTTCGAACCAGTCGCTCGCGCCGATCTCTTCGCCGACGAGCGTCTTTAATTCTTCAATGCCGTTGATAGTTCGCGTTGCCATAGTCTCTCCTTAGTAGCGCAATCTAACGATTGCGCGAGTCGCTGCGCAATCTGTTAGATTGCGCTACTCCCGATTGAATACCGCCCTAGATGACGCCTTCGTGGCGAAAGCCGGCGATGTCATGCGCCGCAAAGCCAAGCTCTTGCAGCACCTCGTCTGTATGCTCGCCGAGTTGCGGGGCGCGGCGGCGTAGTTCGGCTGACGACCCGCCGAGCCGCACGGGCGTTGCCGCGATGGGAACCGGCACAGCGCCGCCG is drawn from Blastocatellia bacterium and contains these coding sequences:
- a CDS encoding MaoC family dehydratase, which translates into the protein MATRTINGIEELKTLVGEEIGASDWFEVTQARINAFADATEDHQWIHIDAERAKTDSPFGGTIAHGFLTLSLLPHLAAQAYRVQGSIKMGINYGLNRLRFVSPVPSGSRVRARFTLQAVEDVAGGAQLTVAVTVEIEGGQKPALVAEWLTRYYL